The Methylomusa anaerophila genome has a segment encoding these proteins:
- a CDS encoding PglZ domain-containing protein has translation MKKQERRDLVAGKEIIYIYHNTIDALGDKQATESKVFEACETAISELTGIVKIIVNDLSGINIFITADHGFLYTYHPLAESQKISRQTFDGEVYELGRRYALVSPQTTAEYLLPVKTEWEVGGVPMKGYAPQDTVRIKVQGGGENYVHGGISLQEMVVPVIVYKGMRSGYKQYVEVQNPGRIHPQGLYDGR, from the coding sequence ATGAAAAAGCAGGAGCGGCGCGATTTGGTGGCGGGCAAAGAAATCATCTACATTTACCACAACACGATTGACGCGCTCGGCGATAAGCAGGCTACCGAATCGAAGGTGTTCGAGGCTTGCGAAACGGCTATCAGCGAACTCACGGGCATCGTTAAGATAATCGTTAACGATTTGAGCGGCATCAACATCTTCATCACCGCCGACCACGGCTTCCTCTATACCTACCATCCCCTTGCGGAAAGCCAAAAAATCAGCCGCCAGACCTTTGACGGCGAAGTGTATGAACTCGGTCGCCGCTACGCGCTTGTGTCTCCGCAGACAACTGCCGAATATCTCCTGCCTGTCAAGACAGAATGGGAAGTCGGCGGTGTTCCGATGAAAGGCTATGCGCCGCAGGACACTGTCCGCATCAAGGTTCAGGGCGGCGGCGAGAATTATGTCCATGGTGGCATCAGTCTGCAGGAGATGGTCGTGCCGGTCATTGTCTACAAGGGTATGCGAAGCGGCTACAAGCAGTATGTCGAGGTGCAGAATCCGGGACGAATACATCCGCAAGGGCTTTACGATGGACGATGA
- the rhuM gene encoding RhuM family protein translates to MDDERLKNGGGRYFRELLQRIRDIRSIGRNLYQQVTDIYATAIDYNPKADVTREFFATVQNKMHYAAHKHMASEVIYERVDSDKPLVGMTNFKGDYITKSDVGVAKNYLTEKELTVLNLLVSQFLDFAELQALKEHAMTMKDWIAELDRQLLGNRRELLAGKGSVSHKQAIEKAEKEFEIYRAREMKQLESDFDRAVKELTQREAGGDDE, encoded by the coding sequence ATGGACGATGAGCGGCTGAAAAATGGCGGCGGGCGTTATTTCCGTGAGCTTTTACAACGTATCCGCGATATCCGAAGCATCGGGCGCAACCTGTACCAGCAGGTGACTGACATTTACGCCACGGCGATTGACTATAACCCCAAAGCCGACGTCACACGGGAGTTTTTCGCCACTGTGCAGAACAAGATGCACTACGCCGCCCACAAGCACATGGCATCTGAGGTGATCTATGAGCGCGTGGACAGCGACAAACCTTTGGTCGGTATGACCAATTTTAAGGGCGACTACATTACCAAGAGTGATGTGGGCGTCGCCAAAAATTATCTGACCGAAAAAGAACTCACGGTGCTGAACCTTTTGGTTTCGCAATTTTTGGACTTCGCTGAGTTACAGGCGTTGAAGGAACACGCCATGACCATGAAGGACTGGATCGCTGAGCTTGACCGCCAGCTTTTGGGCAACCGCCGGGAGCTTCTTGCTGGCAAAGGGAGCGTTTCGCATAAACAGGCGATTGAAAAAGCCGAAAAGGAGTTTGAAATCTACCGCGCCCGCGAGATGAAGCAGCTTGAGAGCGACTTCGACCGCGCCGTGAAGGAGTTGACGCAACGGGAAGCGGGTGGCGACGATGAGTGA
- a CDS encoding type IV toxin-antitoxin system AbiEi family antitoxin domain-containing protein, which produces MDKKDLEKAFANNNGVLKTSQLAALKIDSTGIKRLIKNGVIEKIKTGYYRFLSDDTGEAAIIARLFPDGVLWLNTALFYYGYSDRTPMQWDIIISKNASRSRFKIDYPHINPFFVTPERLSYGVTTIEIDSCIMNIFDRDRLICECLKYEADMDKETFNKAVQAYLTDPKKNIRSLLAYAKRRKATKRVHDVIGVWL; this is translated from the coding sequence ATGGACAAAAAAGACCTTGAAAAAGCATTTGCAAATAACAATGGGGTGCTTAAAACCTCACAACTTGCTGCGCTCAAAATCGATTCCACAGGCATAAAACGTCTGATTAAAAACGGCGTCATTGAAAAAATCAAAACCGGATACTATCGTTTTCTATCTGATGACACAGGCGAAGCAGCCATCATCGCCCGTCTCTTTCCTGATGGTGTACTTTGGCTTAATACCGCTCTTTTTTATTACGGATACAGTGACAGGACGCCCATGCAATGGGATATTATCATAAGCAAAAACGCTTCCCGCTCCCGATTTAAAATTGATTATCCCCATATAAACCCGTTCTTCGTGACACCGGAACGGCTCTCTTATGGTGTGACTACAATAGAAATTGACAGTTGTATCATGAATATTTTTGACCGTGACAGGCTTATCTGTGAGTGTCTCAAATACGAAGCCGACATGGATAAGGAAACATTTAATAAAGCGGTTCAGGCATACCTCACTGACCCTAAGAAAAATATAAGGAGCCTTCTGGCTTATGCCAAGCGCAGAAAGGCGACAAAGCGGGTGCATGATGTGATAGGAGTGTGGCTGTGA
- a CDS encoding SMR family transporter → MNKDLWVILLSVGIGAVGQVGLKYGATKIPDSGPLVEKIITAWPLLAGLALYGVSTLLWIYALRTVELSYAYPLISLGYVLVFIASYFLFHEPIGLLRLAGLAFILSGIMLVAKS, encoded by the coding sequence GTGAACAAAGACCTGTGGGTGATACTGCTGTCGGTGGGGATTGGCGCCGTCGGCCAAGTAGGCCTTAAATACGGCGCTACCAAAATTCCCGACAGTGGCCCATTGGTAGAAAAAATAATTACAGCCTGGCCGTTATTGGCCGGGCTGGCGTTATACGGGGTTAGCACACTCCTGTGGATTTATGCGCTGAGGACGGTTGAGCTAAGCTATGCCTACCCGCTTATCAGTTTGGGATATGTCCTGGTGTTTATAGCATCGTATTTTCTGTTTCACGAGCCAATCGGCTTGCTGCGGCTGGCGGGACTGGCATTTATTTTGTCGGGAATTATGTTGGTAGCTAAATCATGA
- a CDS encoding polysaccharide deacetylase family protein, giving the protein MQKCMLSLAAAASISYAFNFQPSQAANDTLPILLYHRIGPETDALTISPSRFKSDLQYLHENGYNTLTLAAAKDHLSGVGSITGKPVLITFDDGYLDNYANAFPLLQSFSMTASFFIITGMLDQPNRMTMSQLLEMSAAGMSFGSHTVSHRPLGNLSPAEMSQELENSKAALEDLLGKAVDSVAYPRGSYNLSTLYSSHELGYRFGLTTNTGYANSRASQLALNRIPVFRYDQPLAELLRYC; this is encoded by the coding sequence TTGCAAAAATGCATGCTATCCCTTGCCGCGGCGGCAAGTATTTCTTATGCCTTTAATTTCCAACCGTCCCAAGCTGCTAATGATACTTTGCCTATTTTGCTGTATCACCGGATTGGGCCTGAAACCGATGCCCTAACGATATCTCCCAGCCGCTTTAAAAGCGATCTGCAATATCTCCATGAGAATGGTTATAATACCCTTACCCTGGCTGCGGCCAAAGATCATTTGTCCGGAGTCGGCTCCATAACCGGCAAGCCTGTTTTGATTACCTTTGATGATGGCTATCTTGATAACTATGCGAATGCCTTTCCCCTGCTGCAAAGCTTCTCCATGACAGCCAGTTTTTTCATCATCACCGGTATGCTTGACCAGCCGAACAGGATGACCATGTCACAACTCTTGGAAATGTCGGCCGCCGGCATGTCTTTCGGGTCGCATACGGTAAGTCACAGGCCTCTCGGAAATTTATCACCGGCTGAAATGTCGCAAGAACTGGAAAACTCCAAAGCGGCTTTGGAAGACCTTCTGGGGAAAGCCGTCGATTCTGTGGCGTATCCCCGCGGCAGCTATAACCTGTCCACTCTTTACTCCAGCCACGAGCTGGGCTACCGGTTCGGGTTGACAACGAATACCGGTTACGCAAATTCACGGGCAAGTCAATTAGCGCTGAACCGGATTCCGGTGTTTCGCTATGACCAGCCATTGGCCGAATTATTGAGATATTGTTAA
- a CDS encoding DedA family protein codes for MDNLSALVTHYIDVWGYWAIFIGMALESANIPIPSELIFGFAGYLVYLGKLNFWLATTYGVLGGLLGSIVSYAIGYYGGRPFVFQYGKYFFVTRNKIDLAQRWFDRYGLTAVFIARLLPVIRTFISLPAGFARVDFTKFVVYTILGSIPWTIALTYLGQLLGENWHLLSEYGHQISIFVIVIIFIVIMAILWKRISAQGAK; via the coding sequence ATGGATAATCTATCTGCGCTTGTAACGCATTATATAGACGTATGGGGATATTGGGCTATCTTTATCGGTATGGCCCTGGAGAGCGCCAATATTCCCATACCGAGTGAATTAATTTTTGGCTTTGCCGGTTATCTTGTATATTTAGGAAAACTAAACTTCTGGTTAGCAACCACCTATGGTGTATTGGGCGGACTTTTGGGTTCAATAGTATCCTACGCAATCGGTTATTATGGCGGTCGGCCTTTCGTCTTCCAATACGGCAAGTACTTTTTTGTAACCCGTAATAAAATTGACTTAGCCCAACGGTGGTTTGACCGTTACGGGCTGACAGCGGTTTTTATTGCCAGATTGTTACCGGTAATCCGCACCTTTATATCGTTGCCGGCAGGCTTTGCCCGGGTTGATTTCACAAAATTTGTCGTTTACACAATCCTGGGTTCCATTCCCTGGACCATTGCCTTGACGTACTTGGGGCAGCTTCTCGGCGAAAACTGGCATCTGCTTAGTGAGTATGGGCACCAGATTAGTATTTTTGTAATTGTAATTATATTCATAGTTATCATGGCTATTCTGTGGAAACGAATTTCCGCCCAAGGTGCCAAATAA
- a CDS encoding phosphoribosylformylglycinamidine synthase — protein sequence MTIKDNRIRRIFVEKKPGFAVEAAGIYADLKENLGIKGLKAVRVLHRYDVAGVSDQEFAVAVYTIFSEPPVDVVYPERIEADPSDKVFAMEYLPGQYDQRADWAAQSVQILSQKEPPAVNTAKVLVLAGDISQQEFKRIKEYCINPVEAREASLEKPASLAVTAAAPGDVAVIKGFINMTEEELQDFMNTQGLAMSYDDLAFCRQYFRETERRDPTITEIKVIDTYWSDHCRHTTFLTKIEAVQIEPGKYNQPVQAAYREYKKSRETVYAGREKDISLMDVATLAMKELKMQGRLPDLDESEEINACSLVVDVDVDGQREEWLVMFKNETHNHPTEIEPFGGAATCLGGCIRDPLSGRSYVYQAMRVTGSGDPRASLEATLPGKLPQRKITTGAAAGYSSYGNQIGLATGQVAEVYDEGFIAKRMEIGAVIAAAPRKNVVRGIPAPGDVVILVGGRTGRDGCGGATGSSKEHNEESLYNCGAEVQKGNPVTERKIQRLFRQPAVGTLIKKCNDFGAGGVSVAIGELTDGLEIRLDAIPKKYEGLDGTELAISESQERMAVVVAPENAAAFINFASAENLEATVVARVTGEKRLKMVWRQKTIVDISRDFLNTNGVKQHTQVKVAAPPAAQAYFAGLPAQPLNLKEIWLNNLTHLNICSQKGLVERFDSTIGAATVLMPFGGKYQSTPAEGMIAKLPLETGETHTGTVMAYGYNPQLAGWSPFHGALYAVVEAVAKVVALGGDYKKVRLTLQEYFEKLGQDSVKWGKPFSALLGAYYAQKRLGIPAIGGKDSMSGTFKDLNVPPTLVAFAVAAMDVRHSVSQEFKAAGSQVVLIPAQRDEYGLPDFEVLTRNWGRINDLVRAGKVLAAHTVKLGGIAAAVSKMSFGNRIGLALAAVWTREENRHRLFGPDYGSILLEMPAGANLPDLLPKVDYEVLGLTQDRPVITAGDGDIISIAEALAAWEEPLEKVFPTRPEPIAGKPRAVLYEKRNTRRPARKIAKPRIFIPVFPGTNCEYDSRRAFEKAGGIVETMVIRNLAGAHIEESVKNMATGINKAQIVMLPGGFSAGDEPDGSGKFIAAMFRNPRIREAVSELLQKRDGLMLGVCNGFQALVKLGLVPYGEIRDLTADSPTLTFNRIGRHISRMVKTKAVSVLSPWFANVTAGEVFVIPASHGEGRFYAKPEEIDRMAANGQIATQYVDFHGNPTYEIEHNPNGSMDAIEAITSPDGRVLGKMGHSERIGANVAINVPGNKNQRIFEAGVNYYR from the coding sequence TTGACAATAAAAGACAATAGGATACGCCGGATATTTGTAGAAAAAAAGCCGGGGTTTGCGGTTGAGGCAGCCGGCATTTATGCCGATCTCAAAGAAAATCTGGGCATAAAAGGACTGAAGGCGGTTAGGGTTCTTCATCGCTACGACGTGGCCGGGGTCAGCGACCAGGAATTTGCCGTCGCTGTTTACACTATTTTTTCTGAGCCGCCTGTAGACGTGGTATATCCGGAGCGGATTGAGGCTGATCCGTCGGATAAAGTATTTGCCATGGAGTATTTGCCGGGTCAGTATGATCAAAGGGCAGACTGGGCGGCTCAGAGTGTGCAGATCCTTAGCCAGAAGGAGCCGCCGGCGGTAAACACTGCGAAAGTGCTGGTCCTTGCCGGGGATATCAGCCAACAGGAATTCAAAAGAATAAAAGAATACTGCATTAATCCGGTGGAGGCCAGAGAAGCTTCCCTGGAAAAGCCGGCTTCCCTTGCCGTGACAGCGGCCGCGCCCGGGGACGTAGCCGTAATAAAGGGTTTTATAAATATGACGGAAGAAGAGCTTCAGGACTTTATGAATACCCAGGGGCTGGCCATGAGTTATGATGATCTGGCTTTCTGCCGGCAATACTTCCGGGAAACGGAGCGGCGCGACCCTACCATTACCGAGATTAAAGTCATCGACACCTACTGGTCGGATCACTGCCGCCATACCACATTTTTAACGAAAATCGAAGCTGTGCAGATTGAACCGGGGAAATACAACCAGCCGGTACAAGCAGCTTACCGGGAGTATAAAAAGTCCCGGGAAACCGTGTATGCCGGCAGGGAAAAAGATATCAGCCTGATGGATGTGGCCACGCTGGCTATGAAAGAGTTAAAAATGCAGGGCAGGCTGCCTGACCTGGATGAGTCGGAAGAGATCAACGCCTGCAGCCTTGTCGTTGACGTGGATGTGGACGGGCAACGGGAGGAATGGCTGGTTATGTTCAAAAACGAGACTCATAACCATCCGACCGAGATTGAACCATTTGGCGGCGCCGCCACCTGCCTGGGCGGCTGCATTCGCGATCCTCTTTCCGGCAGGTCCTACGTGTACCAGGCAATGCGGGTGACCGGCAGCGGCGATCCCCGGGCTTCCCTGGAAGCCACTCTCCCCGGCAAGCTGCCGCAACGCAAAATCACTACCGGCGCCGCGGCCGGCTATAGTTCATACGGAAACCAGATTGGCCTGGCTACCGGACAAGTGGCGGAAGTGTACGATGAAGGCTTTATCGCCAAACGCATGGAGATCGGCGCGGTAATCGCAGCGGCTCCCAGGAAAAATGTTGTCCGGGGCATTCCCGCACCCGGCGATGTTGTCATTCTGGTGGGCGGACGCACCGGCCGGGACGGCTGCGGCGGAGCAACCGGCTCTTCCAAGGAGCATAATGAAGAATCTTTATATAACTGCGGCGCTGAAGTGCAAAAAGGCAATCCGGTGACCGAGCGGAAAATCCAGCGGCTTTTCCGGCAGCCCGCAGTCGGCACCTTGATTAAGAAATGCAATGATTTTGGCGCCGGCGGGGTATCGGTAGCCATCGGTGAATTGACTGACGGTCTTGAGATCCGTCTGGACGCTATTCCCAAAAAATATGAAGGTTTAGATGGCACCGAACTGGCTATTTCCGAATCGCAGGAACGCATGGCTGTGGTCGTGGCGCCGGAAAATGCCGCAGCCTTCATAAATTTCGCTTCCGCCGAGAATCTGGAGGCCACAGTTGTGGCTCGCGTTACCGGCGAGAAGCGGCTGAAAATGGTATGGCGGCAAAAGACAATCGTCGATATCAGCAGGGATTTTTTGAATACCAACGGGGTGAAACAGCATACCCAGGTAAAAGTGGCCGCACCACCGGCGGCGCAAGCCTATTTTGCCGGCTTGCCGGCGCAGCCGTTGAACCTGAAAGAGATCTGGCTGAACAATCTGACGCATCTTAACATATGTTCGCAAAAAGGCCTGGTTGAAAGGTTTGACAGCACCATCGGGGCAGCAACGGTGCTGATGCCCTTTGGCGGCAAGTACCAAAGCACTCCGGCGGAAGGCATGATCGCCAAACTGCCGTTAGAGACCGGTGAGACCCATACCGGTACGGTTATGGCCTACGGCTATAATCCGCAGCTGGCCGGATGGAGTCCTTTCCATGGAGCGTTGTATGCGGTAGTGGAAGCAGTCGCCAAGGTGGTGGCGCTGGGCGGGGATTATAAGAAAGTGCGGCTTACGCTGCAAGAGTATTTTGAAAAACTGGGTCAGGACAGTGTCAAATGGGGCAAGCCTTTCAGCGCTCTCCTCGGCGCTTATTACGCGCAAAAACGCCTTGGTATTCCGGCAATTGGCGGCAAGGACAGCATGTCCGGCACCTTTAAGGATCTAAATGTGCCGCCGACGCTGGTTGCTTTCGCGGTAGCAGCCATGGATGTCCGTCACTCGGTTTCCCAGGAGTTTAAGGCGGCAGGCAGCCAGGTAGTGTTAATCCCGGCTCAGCGGGACGAATATGGCCTGCCTGATTTTGAAGTACTGACGCGAAATTGGGGTAGGATCAACGACCTTGTGCGGGCAGGCAAAGTATTGGCTGCTCATACGGTAAAATTGGGCGGCATAGCGGCTGCGGTAAGTAAAATGAGCTTTGGCAACCGGATTGGACTGGCACTCGCTGCGGTTTGGACCCGGGAGGAAAACCGGCATCGCCTGTTTGGACCCGATTACGGTTCCATCCTTTTGGAAATGCCGGCAGGCGCCAATCTGCCGGACTTGCTGCCGAAGGTGGATTATGAGGTTCTCGGCCTAACTCAGGATAGGCCGGTTATTACTGCCGGCGACGGGGATATTATTTCCATCGCCGAGGCGCTTGCCGCCTGGGAAGAACCTTTGGAAAAAGTGTTTCCCACCCGGCCGGAACCCATTGCCGGCAAGCCGCGGGCGGTTTTATACGAAAAACGCAATACCCGCAGGCCGGCCCGGAAGATCGCCAAACCAAGAATTTTCATACCTGTGTTTCCGGGGACCAACTGTGAGTACGATTCGCGGCGAGCCTTTGAAAAGGCTGGCGGCATAGTTGAAACCATGGTCATTCGCAATCTGGCGGGAGCGCATATTGAAGAATCCGTTAAGAACATGGCAACCGGCATCAACAAGGCTCAGATTGTGATGCTGCCGGGGGGATTTAGCGCCGGGGACGAGCCGGACGGCTCAGGCAAATTTATTGCCGCCATGTTTCGCAACCCAAGAATCAGGGAAGCCGTGTCGGAACTGCTGCAAAAGCGGGACGGACTGATGCTGGGCGTTTGCAACGGCTTCCAGGCCCTGGTGAAGTTGGGGCTGGTGCCTTACGGCGAAATCCGTGACTTGACGGCGGACAGTCCGACGCTGACCTTTAACCGGATTGGCCGTCACATTTCCCGTATGGTAAAAACAAAGGCGGTTTCGGTGCTTTCTCCCTGGTTTGCCAATGTGACGGCAGGAGAAGTGTTTGTTATTCCGGCTTCCCACGGCGAGGGCCGGTTTTACGCCAAGCCGGAGGAAATCGACCGCATGGCGGCAAATGGGCAAATCGCCACTCAATATGTTGATTTTCACGGCAATCCCACTTACGAAATAGAGCATAATCCCAACGGATCAATGGATGCCATTGAAGCCATTACCAGTCCCGACGGCAGGGTGCTTGGCAAGATGGGGCATTCCGAGCGTATTGGCGCGAATGTGGCGATAAATGTTCCCGGCAATAAGAATCAGAGAATATTTGAAGCAGGAGTAAACTATTACCGGTAG
- a CDS encoding VOC family protein: MYEIAHVGIVVRNTARSLEFYREVLGCTVIDSYDNDNACLTFLACGRQILELVEYKAAAGGERSAGPVDHIAFAVLDMDAAVSRLKQRNVPLAFDTPRLAGNKKILFFSGPDGERLEFVQTL, encoded by the coding sequence ATGTACGAGATAGCACATGTTGGTATTGTTGTCAGGAATACGGCCCGGTCCTTGGAATTTTATCGTGAAGTGTTAGGCTGCACGGTTATTGACAGTTATGACAATGACAATGCCTGTCTTACTTTCCTGGCCTGCGGGCGGCAAATACTGGAACTGGTTGAATATAAAGCAGCTGCTGGCGGCGAACGTTCCGCCGGACCGGTGGACCATATTGCTTTCGCCGTCCTGGACATGGACGCGGCTGTAAGCAGACTGAAGCAAAGGAATGTGCCGCTTGCCTTTGACACGCCCCGCCTAGCGGGAAACAAAAAAATCCTGTTTTTCAGCGGCCCTGACGGCGAACGCCTTGAGTTTGTCCAAACATTATGA
- a CDS encoding DUF2156 domain-containing protein: MFDSFFRQRRYENAHFNFTNLFMWRHAYNIRWTVIDQHLCIKACFGTYNFALQPFGGDDGVEDVLAQMEGYFAANGWPFILGDVEKFMLDILENWRPGYFTFTADRDNFDYVYNRQDLAELKGRKYHGKKNHINSFIRMYPDYQYYPLTDEWVGHCIINIFEWCAQKGCDEDPMLLNEKQAIIEVLQNYQALNLTGALITVNNKVEAFTFGEQLNDDTAVIHVEKASPDIRGIYPLINQKFCRHAWQSVSYINREEDMGVPGLRKAKESYYPAKMTEKYTVKIK; the protein is encoded by the coding sequence CTGTTTGACAGTTTTTTCCGCCAACGGCGATATGAGAACGCCCATTTTAATTTTACCAATCTTTTTATGTGGCGCCATGCTTATAATATCAGATGGACTGTCATTGATCAACATTTGTGTATCAAGGCTTGCTTCGGAACCTATAACTTTGCCCTGCAGCCTTTTGGCGGGGATGACGGCGTAGAAGACGTTCTGGCCCAAATGGAGGGCTACTTTGCCGCCAATGGCTGGCCATTCATATTGGGTGATGTGGAGAAGTTCATGCTGGATATATTGGAAAACTGGCGTCCAGGCTATTTTACGTTTACCGCTGACCGGGATAACTTTGATTATGTATATAACCGGCAAGATCTTGCCGAACTCAAAGGCCGAAAATATCACGGCAAGAAAAATCATATCAACAGTTTTATCAGGATGTACCCTGACTATCAATATTATCCGCTGACCGACGAGTGGGTGGGGCATTGCATTATTAACATTTTCGAGTGGTGCGCCCAAAAGGGCTGTGATGAAGATCCGATGTTGCTGAATGAAAAACAGGCGATTATCGAAGTGCTGCAAAACTACCAGGCTCTCAATTTGACGGGGGCGCTGATTACTGTTAATAACAAAGTGGAGGCATTTACTTTCGGCGAACAACTTAATGACGACACTGCAGTTATTCATGTGGAAAAGGCCAGTCCGGATATTAGAGGAATATATCCCTTGATCAATCAAAAATTTTGCCGGCATGCCTGGCAGTCCGTGTCTTATATTAACAGGGAGGAAGATATGGGAGTACCAGGGCTTAGAAAAGCAAAGGAATCGTATTATCCGGCGAAAATGACGGAAAAATATACTGTGAAAATAAAATAG
- the speD gene encoding adenosylmethionine decarboxylase encodes MEIRSIKKLKLYGFNNLTKSLSFNMYDICYAKTPQHRDDYIQYIDEEYNADRLTSILTEVANMIGANILNIAKQDYDPQGASVTMLISEDQMNQPGEPVSDEECLECHVHQPMPETVVCHLDKSHITVHTYPESHPDEGISTFRADIDVATCGHISPLKALNFLINSFNPDIANVDYRVRGFTRDVNGKKFFIDHKINSIQNYISSNNRDIYQMIDVNVYQENIFHTKMLLKEFDLDNYLFGTAKKELLASEKKKIKQRLKKEMNEIFYGKNIPRVNIKF; translated from the coding sequence ATGGAAATTAGGTCAATAAAAAAACTGAAACTTTACGGATTCAATAATCTTACCAAGTCACTCAGCTTTAACATGTACGATATATGTTATGCAAAAACCCCGCAGCACCGCGACGATTATATCCAATACATTGACGAGGAATATAATGCTGACCGGCTAACCAGCATTCTTACCGAAGTGGCAAATATGATTGGGGCCAATATCCTTAATATAGCCAAGCAAGACTATGATCCCCAGGGAGCAAGCGTTACTATGCTGATTTCCGAAGATCAAATGAATCAGCCGGGGGAACCGGTGAGTGACGAGGAGTGCCTCGAATGCCATGTGCATCAGCCGATGCCGGAAACGGTTGTTTGCCATTTAGATAAAAGCCATATTACAGTTCACACCTATCCGGAAAGTCATCCTGACGAAGGAATAAGTACTTTCCGGGCCGATATTGACGTTGCAACCTGCGGTCATATTTCACCTTTGAAGGCTTTGAACTTTTTAATTAATAGCTTCAACCCGGATATCGCCAATGTTGACTACCGGGTACGGGGTTTTACCAGAGACGTAAACGGCAAGAAGTTTTTCATCGACCATAAGATTAACTCGATCCAGAATTATATTTCCAGTAATAACCGGGATATATACCAAATGATCGATGTAAATGTGTATCAGGAAAATATCTTCCATACCAAAATGCTGCTGAAAGAATTTGATCTGGATAATTACCTGTTCGGTACCGCCAAAAAAGAGCTTCTGGCCAGTGAGAAGAAAAAAATCAAACAACGCCTAAAAAAGGAAATGAACGAAATTTTCTACGGCAAAAATATTCCCAGAGTCAATATTAAATTTTAA
- a CDS encoding cytochrome b/b6 domain-containing protein gives MKLLLHPGPVRFFHWIMFAAVTFLVVSGLYMSNPWGGLPYGLIRKLHNIAGIILLLNIGGQSYYYIMMGKFTEVIFLPRDLPNMRSFLRYTLFITENHPNYGRYSPGQKILFTSWWLAILLAGMAAIPLMLPAAGFSSGVLRMLGGLTNLQVIYYGIAMFFLTTIPFHLYLVFTEDPAKLQAMFSGYIKKEPKCSAEASDYRVK, from the coding sequence ATGAAACTTTTGCTGCATCCGGGGCCTGTTCGATTTTTTCACTGGATTATGTTCGCCGCCGTTACTTTCCTGGTAGTTTCCGGCCTTTATATGAGCAATCCCTGGGGAGGACTGCCATACGGCCTTATACGAAAGCTGCACAATATTGCCGGCATCATCCTGCTTTTGAACATCGGGGGGCAGTCCTATTATTATATTATGATGGGAAAGTTTACCGAAGTAATTTTTCTGCCGAGAGATTTACCTAATATGAGGAGTTTTCTGCGTTATACGCTGTTTATTACTGAAAATCATCCTAATTACGGCAGATATAGCCCGGGACAGAAAATCCTGTTTACGTCCTGGTGGCTGGCGATTCTGCTGGCAGGTATGGCCGCTATACCTCTAATGCTGCCGGCTGCCGGTTTTTCGTCAGGGGTATTGCGCATGTTGGGCGGACTGACGAATCTCCAGGTCATTTACTATGGCATCGCCATGTTTTTCCTGACAACAATTCCGTTTCATCTGTATTTGGTTTTTACTGAAGATCCCGCAAAACTGCAGGCTATGTTTTCCGGTTATATAAAGAAAGAGCCTAAATGCAGTGCGGAAGCAAGTGATTATAGAGTTAAATAA